A genome region from Armatimonadota bacterium includes the following:
- a CDS encoding pseudouridine-5'-phosphate glycosidase, producing MMKNPLDISHEVSCALNRNKPVVALESSVIAQGLPSPVNVETALAMEQAVKDAGAVPATIGIIDGKVRVGLTEDEIKKLAEGSAAKLAVRDIPYALAKKIDGGTTVSATMRIAATAGIPIMSTGGIGGVHRGASETFDISADLWELARTPIIVVCSGAKAVLDISATAEWLETHGVPVYGYETSEMPAFYSSSTGVSIPKLESACEFIKILELSGSAVGSRCAAIVAVPVPKSDEVSVAEHIEKAVSEAAERGIKGKELTPYLLGRVGELTKGESIKANIALLENNAKVAAEIAGELSSETGRRVGFVV from the coding sequence ATTATGAAAAATCCACTTGATATATCACATGAAGTCAGTTGTGCTCTAAATAGAAATAAGCCGGTTGTTGCGCTGGAGTCGTCAGTAATTGCGCAGGGCCTGCCTTCACCTGTCAATGTCGAGACTGCTCTTGCCATGGAACAGGCTGTAAAAGATGCCGGAGCGGTCCCCGCCACAATCGGCATAATCGATGGAAAGGTCAGGGTCGGCCTTACTGAAGATGAGATAAAAAAGCTTGCTGAGGGGAGCGCTGCCAAGCTTGCCGTTCGCGATATTCCCTACGCTCTCGCGAAAAAGATCGATGGCGGAACCACAGTCTCGGCCACCATGCGAATCGCCGCGACTGCTGGCATACCCATAATGTCCACTGGCGGAATAGGTGGGGTGCACAGAGGCGCGTCTGAGACATTCGACATATCCGCCGATCTCTGGGAACTGGCCAGAACGCCGATTATAGTCGTCTGCTCCGGAGCGAAAGCAGTGCTCGATATTTCCGCCACAGCGGAGTGGCTGGAGACCCATGGCGTGCCAGTATACGGCTATGAGACCTCCGAGATGCCTGCATTTTATTCATCTTCCACAGGCGTCTCTATTCCGAAATTAGAGAGCGCATGCGAGTTTATCAAGATATTGGAGCTTTCCGGAAGTGCGGTGGGATCTAGATGTGCTGCAATAGTCGCAGTGCCGGTACCGAAGTCGGACGAAGTATCAGTAGCTGAACACATCGAAAAAGCTGTCTCTGAAGCAGCAGAGAGGGGGATCAAAGGCAAAGAGCTTACTCCGTATCTGCTCGGCAGAGTGGGGGAGCTTACAAAGGGCGAATCCATCAAAGCTAACATTGCTCTGCTTGAGAACAACGCCAAAGTTGCTGCAGAGATTGCCGGAGAACTGAGCTCTGAGACCGGGCGAAGAGTTGGGTTTGTGGTATAA
- a CDS encoding glycosyl hydrolase family 65 protein: MALDKYGYFSDKEKEFVITRPDTPAPWVNYMGNGHYFGLISNTGGGFSYWKDPRDSRITRFRYNCLPWDRPGRYIYLKDLEDNYWSLSWQPTAHKPDEYECRVGMGYETIKMLYRQVRSEVTYFVPLDDDLEIWLVKARNEDVEPKRLGVTSYVELCLGHALVDLINQPNDQHFNIVNFNREDNAIYATKNYWVTHKGVSVEQPNEAWDRYVFFTSDLHVESWDGSKDAFIGPWRSEENPIGVENGLLSNTNITAGDACAALQGEILLEPGQEVEFVVMMGCVEAKGYREKSLPLMAKYRSPKDAHAALAKVKAYWEDYLSSAIADTPDVDLNRMINIWGKRQSWVTFNCNRNAGYYHGGLLYGVGMRDQCQDMMGPIISDPNAVAERLLEVLKHQFQNGSTLHNYFKLTGQGERTGHSDTPLWVPLAVINYLKETGNFDFLTNVVPFQDGDEADVLGHVIRACDYVLSQLTEDHLPKFGPGDWNDTLDYVGRRGKGESVWVAHFLCYILRETAGMLDVIRKKSCCPGAEYVDETATKYRREYDLVRDAINDKCWDGNWYIRGIRDDGDVIGSSKNPEGKIFMNAQSWAVISGVADKTRGKLALDSADRLCITSRGPKILSPSYTQLDEGIGLATRCVPGKKENGSIFNHVAAWAILGNLVQGNGNRAYDYYRKTLPMVQSHDPDVYKMEPYVYAEYVTSDDHPTFGQASHSWLTGSGVWMFRDALDYILGVRPTYDGLIIDPCIPEAWDGFKVTRKFRGATYEIEVKNPKHVQKGVERLEIDGRIIDGNILPQIEKGRTAKVVCVMG, translated from the coding sequence ATGGCTCTTGATAAATACGGATACTTTTCGGATAAGGAAAAAGAGTTCGTCATAACTCGGCCCGACACCCCCGCGCCGTGGGTCAACTATATGGGCAACGGCCACTATTTCGGGCTGATCTCTAATACGGGCGGCGGTTTCAGCTATTGGAAAGACCCCAGAGACAGCCGGATCACACGGTTTCGATATAACTGCCTGCCGTGGGACAGACCCGGCAGATATATCTACCTCAAAGATTTGGAAGATAATTATTGGAGCCTTTCCTGGCAGCCGACTGCTCATAAACCAGATGAGTATGAGTGCCGTGTCGGGATGGGATATGAAACCATAAAGATGCTGTATCGCCAGGTACGAAGCGAAGTCACATATTTCGTGCCGCTTGATGATGACCTCGAGATATGGCTGGTCAAGGCAAGGAATGAAGACGTTGAACCTAAGCGCCTTGGCGTGACTTCATATGTGGAACTGTGTCTGGGCCATGCACTGGTCGATCTCATAAATCAGCCAAACGATCAGCACTTCAATATAGTGAACTTCAATCGCGAAGACAACGCGATATACGCCACAAAAAACTATTGGGTGACGCACAAAGGTGTTTCGGTCGAGCAGCCGAATGAGGCATGGGACCGTTATGTATTCTTCACCAGCGACCTGCACGTCGAGAGCTGGGATGGCTCCAAGGATGCCTTTATAGGGCCGTGGAGAAGTGAGGAAAATCCCATCGGTGTCGAGAACGGCCTGCTCTCCAATACAAATATAACCGCAGGTGACGCATGCGCGGCTCTGCAGGGCGAGATACTGCTCGAACCTGGCCAGGAAGTCGAGTTTGTAGTGATGATGGGGTGCGTGGAGGCGAAGGGCTATCGCGAGAAGTCGCTTCCGCTGATGGCGAAATATCGCTCTCCTAAGGATGCACATGCCGCTCTTGCGAAAGTGAAGGCATACTGGGAGGATTATCTATCTTCCGCTATCGCCGATACGCCGGATGTCGACCTGAACCGCATGATCAATATCTGGGGCAAACGCCAGTCCTGGGTGACTTTTAACTGCAACCGAAACGCCGGTTATTACCATGGCGGGCTGCTCTATGGAGTCGGGATGCGCGATCAGTGCCAGGATATGATGGGGCCTATTATCAGTGACCCGAATGCTGTCGCCGAAAGGCTCCTGGAAGTGCTTAAGCACCAGTTCCAGAACGGCAGCACTTTGCACAACTATTTTAAGCTCACCGGGCAGGGCGAGAGGACCGGTCACTCGGACACTCCGCTCTGGGTCCCGCTTGCAGTAATAAACTACCTCAAAGAGACTGGCAACTTTGACTTTCTGACAAACGTGGTGCCTTTCCAGGATGGTGATGAAGCAGACGTCCTCGGCCATGTAATCCGCGCATGCGATTATGTCCTAAGCCAGCTCACGGAAGACCATCTTCCAAAGTTTGGGCCGGGTGATTGGAACGACACCCTGGACTACGTAGGTCGAAGGGGCAAGGGCGAGAGTGTATGGGTGGCACATTTCCTGTGTTATATCCTGCGCGAGACTGCCGGGATGCTCGATGTTATTCGCAAAAAGAGCTGTTGTCCTGGCGCTGAGTATGTAGATGAGACCGCCACGAAATATCGCAGGGAGTATGACCTGGTGAGAGATGCGATCAATGATAAATGCTGGGACGGCAACTGGTATATCCGTGGCATTCGTGACGACGGAGATGTCATCGGGTCGAGTAAAAACCCCGAAGGTAAGATATTTATGAATGCGCAGAGTTGGGCGGTGATTTCCGGTGTCGCAGACAAGACGAGAGGTAAGCTGGCATTGGACTCTGCTGACAGACTGTGTATAACTTCAAGAGGGCCAAAGATTTTATCCCCAAGTTATACACAGCTTGACGAAGGTATAGGCTTGGCCACCAGATGCGTGCCCGGCAAGAAAGAAAACGGCTCAATCTTCAATCATGTAGCTGCCTGGGCGATCCTCGGGAACCTTGTGCAGGGTAACGGCAATAGAGCGTATGACTATTACCGAAAAACTTTGCCAATGGTGCAGTCGCATGACCCGGATGTGTATAAGATGGAGCCTTATGTTTATGCAGAGTATGTCACCAGCGACGATCATCCCACTTTCGGACAGGCCAGCCACTCATGGCTTACAGGATCAGGAGTATGGATGTTTAGGGACGCGCTGGACTATATTTTGGGCGTCCGCCCGACATATGACGGTCTGATTATAGACCCGTGCATACCCGAAGCTTGGGACGGATTCAAAGTGACGCGCAAGTTCAGAGGGGCGACATATGAGATAGAGGTCAAGAATCCCAAGCATGTGCAGAAGGGCGTAGAGAGACTGGAAATAGACGGCCGTATAATCGATGGTAATATCTTGCCGCAAATTGAGAAAGGGCGCACGGCAAAAGTGGTGTGCGTGATGGGCTAG
- a CDS encoding PEP-CTERM sorting domain-containing protein (PEP-CTERM proteins occur, often in large numbers, in the proteomes of bacteria that also encode an exosortase, a predicted intramembrane cysteine proteinase. The presence of a PEP-CTERM domain at a protein's C-terminus predicts cleavage within the sorting domain, followed by covalent anchoring to some some component of the (usually Gram-negative) cell surface. Many PEP-CTERM proteins exhibit an unusual sequence composition that includes large numbers of potential glycosylation sites. Expression of one such protein has been shown restore the ability of a bacterium to form floc, a type of biofilm.), producing the protein MKIIAVVCFALALICSVVIANADPVRWQMSLGGNDHWYDVIYAPSTITWWAAKNAATGSGGYLATTTTSEENDFVFNVANANSACWFTYAGWAIGPWLGGYQASGSAEPDGGWGWITGETWSYTNWASGQPGNALGIENALHFIGASNIPSSTWNDNYENSQTRGYVVEWDVNPIVPEPASIAALLLGLSGLALRRRK; encoded by the coding sequence ATGAAGATAATCGCAGTTGTTTGCTTTGCATTGGCACTTATATGTAGTGTGGTGATAGCGAATGCTGATCCTGTTCGGTGGCAGATGAGCTTGGGAGGAAACGATCACTGGTACGATGTCATATATGCTCCGAGCACAATAACCTGGTGGGCTGCAAAAAATGCTGCAACCGGATCAGGCGGTTATCTTGCCACGACAACGACCTCAGAGGAAAATGATTTTGTGTTTAATGTTGCAAACGCTAATAGCGCTTGCTGGTTCACATATGCAGGCTGGGCTATAGGTCCCTGGCTTGGCGGTTATCAGGCTAGCGGCTCGGCCGAGCCGGATGGCGGATGGGGATGGATTACCGGAGAAACATGGAGCTATACGAACTGGGCGAGTGGCCAGCCGGGCAATGCCTTAGGTATCGAAAATGCACTGCATTTTATTGGTGCAAGCAATATTCCAAGCAGCACCTGGAATGACAATTACGAGAATTCACAAACCCGAGGATATGTCGTTGAGTGGGATGTTAACCCGATTGTTCCTGAGCCCGCATCGATCGCTGCACTTCTATTAGGCCTTAGCGGGCTAGCATTAAGGAGAAGAAAGTAG
- a CDS encoding sigma-70 family RNA polymerase sigma factor, which produces MPTDAELVKQCQRGDNRGFDGLVKRYQRQITAFCYRILGDTNLASDAAQEAFVKAYYALESFRQDASFLNWTIKIAGNTCFDMLRKNGRTKADSLDDNPNQTDQLQSEESSPEKEVIRSEGNRLLWDAIQSLPINHRTPLVLFHFHDMKLREIAEMLDKPEGTIKSSLHIARETLRRKLQGVIVEI; this is translated from the coding sequence GTGCCGACAGACGCCGAACTGGTAAAGCAATGCCAGCGAGGCGACAATCGAGGGTTTGACGGCCTGGTAAAACGGTATCAAAGGCAAATAACGGCCTTCTGCTATCGAATACTTGGTGACACCAACCTGGCCTCCGATGCAGCGCAAGAAGCATTCGTGAAGGCATATTATGCTCTGGAAAGCTTCAGGCAGGACGCATCTTTCCTGAACTGGACTATAAAGATCGCGGGGAACACCTGTTTCGACATGTTAAGAAAGAATGGTCGAACAAAAGCGGATTCGCTGGACGATAACCCGAACCAGACAGATCAATTGCAATCCGAAGAGTCCTCTCCCGAAAAGGAAGTAATCAGGAGCGAGGGTAACCGGCTCCTTTGGGATGCAATACAGAGCTTGCCGATCAATCATAGAACGCCGCTGGTGCTGTTCCATTTTCATGATATGAAGCTTAGAGAAATCGCAGAGATGCTTGATAAACCCGAAGGGACTATAAAATCGAGTTTGCATATAGCCCGCGAGACGCTGCGGCGCAAACTGCAAGGGGTGATTGTCGAAATATGA
- a CDS encoding sugar-binding domain-containing protein — protein MKTRLILILGAIVLMANAVYAQDKIDLAKTWRFSTDPMNIGQKNGWQKPGLDTSKWRDINATNTWEDQGVTQSNPNYKPMGTPTPYDGYAWYRQSVIIPNEWKGKNFFLNLGKIDDQDWTYFNGNLIGQTTTFEDPYLVFRSYRIPQELIKFGQPNLIAVRVLDFGVSGGMTSAFQSITSSRYEATSDNTKVNQQNDEDKVQVQGNVVVEKGETVKDAVAITGSVTVRGHVTGDATAVMGNVIVEDGGVVDGSAVTVGGRIIQRDGGVIRGSTTSVGGWSGFTAIPWGLSCFGLLFGIWGRIAYALIMAALAALIVALFPARMEQISAVVIEQPGRSALYGIIGGLLIVPIGMVLLFTIVGIPLVPLEILLVIIAFLVAQVCAGLAVGERVISAMNKPALPPVLAAAIGVLLLGIVKLVPFAGGLLAFVLYLLAFGAVIMTGFGTKREWFADRFQRRAPAQPQPPSQPSAPGSSIEPADRQ, from the coding sequence ATGAAAACTAGGCTTATCTTGATATTGGGAGCAATCGTCCTGATGGCTAATGCCGTATATGCACAGGACAAGATCGATCTGGCCAAGACATGGCGGTTCAGCACCGATCCGATGAATATCGGACAGAAAAACGGCTGGCAAAAGCCAGGGCTGGATACGTCAAAATGGCGAGACATTAATGCCACAAACACATGGGAAGATCAAGGTGTTACACAATCTAACCCCAATTACAAACCTATGGGAACACCGACTCCATACGATGGTTATGCCTGGTACAGACAGAGTGTCATAATTCCAAACGAATGGAAAGGCAAAAACTTCTTTCTGAATCTGGGTAAAATTGACGACCAGGACTGGACATACTTCAACGGTAATTTGATAGGTCAAACGACTACGTTTGAAGACCCTTACCTGGTATTCAGGTCTTACCGAATTCCTCAAGAATTGATTAAGTTTGGGCAGCCGAACCTGATAGCGGTGCGCGTGCTGGATTTTGGTGTAAGTGGAGGAATGACATCCGCTTTTCAGTCTATTACTTCAAGCAGATATGAAGCTACTTCTGATAACACCAAAGTAAATCAGCAGAATGACGAAGACAAAGTTCAGGTCCAAGGCAATGTCGTGGTGGAAAAAGGTGAGACCGTCAAAGATGCAGTCGCTATAACGGGCTCTGTGACGGTAAGAGGGCATGTCACGGGCGACGCAACGGCTGTGATGGGCAATGTAATAGTTGAAGACGGTGGAGTGGTCGACGGTTCAGCGGTAACCGTTGGAGGAAGAATCATCCAGAGGGATGGCGGCGTTATCAGAGGCTCCACAACATCGGTCGGAGGATGGAGTGGATTCACGGCTATTCCATGGGGACTGAGTTGCTTCGGTTTGCTGTTTGGAATATGGGGCAGAATAGCTTATGCCTTGATTATGGCAGCACTGGCTGCACTGATAGTGGCTTTATTCCCAGCAAGAATGGAACAAATTTCTGCTGTTGTCATAGAGCAGCCGGGAAGGTCCGCACTGTATGGAATTATCGGTGGGCTGCTAATAGTGCCGATAGGAATGGTCTTGTTATTTACCATTGTCGGTATCCCACTCGTGCCTTTAGAAATACTGTTGGTTATCATTGCATTTCTTGTTGCTCAAGTATGCGCCGGACTTGCGGTCGGTGAGCGGGTAATATCCGCAATGAACAAGCCAGCCCTGCCTCCTGTGCTTGCCGCTGCTATAGGTGTATTGCTGCTGGGGATCGTCAAGCTGGTTCCGTTTGCAGGAGGCCTGCTGGCATTCGTGCTGTATTTGCTGGCATTCGGCGCAGTCATTATGACCGGCTTCGGCACCAAGAGAGAGTGGTTTGCCGACAGGTTCCAAAGGCGTGCGCCTGCTCAGCCTCAGCCGCCAAGCCAGCCGAGTGCACCCGGCAGCAGCATTGAACCGGCTGATAGGCAATAA